One Setaria viridis chromosome 5, Setaria_viridis_v4.0, whole genome shotgun sequence genomic region harbors:
- the LOC117856072 gene encoding laccase-12, translated as MATSYLLLPYCVLVAVLVLLFSVDVAEGAIREYQFDVQMTSVTRLCSSKSIVTVNGLFPGPTVFAREGDLVVVRVVNHVPYNMSIHWHGVRQLRSGWADGPAYITQCPIQSGQSYVYKFTITGQRGTLWWHAHISWLRATVYGPIVILPKPGVPYPFPAPYKEVPVIFGEWWKADTEAVISQALQTGGGPNVSDAFTINGLPGPLYNCSAKDTFKLKVQPGKTYMLRIINAALNDELFFSIAGHPLTIVDVDAVYIKPITVETLIITPGQTTNVLLTTKPSYPAANYYMLAAPYSTARPGTFDNTTVAGILEYEDPNSPSPAAFNKNLPILKPTLPQINDTSFVANFTGKLRSLATAEYPADVPREVDRRFFFTVGLGTHPCAVNGTCQGPTNDTRFAASVNNVSFVLPTTALLQAHFTGRSNGVYSPNFPAAPLIPFNYTGTPPNNTNVSNGTKLVVLPYGTSVELVMQGTSILGNESHPLHLHGFNFFVVGQGFGNFDPVKDPAQYNLVDPVERNTVGVPAGGWVAIRFRADNPGVWFMHCHLEVHVSWGLKMAWLVLDGDKPKEKLLPPPSDLPKC; from the exons ATGGCTACCTCCTACCTGCTTCTCCCTTACTGCGTCCTCGTCGCTGTGCTCGTCCTGCTCTTCTCCGTTGACGTGGCGGAGGGCGCCATTAGGGAGTATCAGTTCGAT GTGCAAATGACGAGCGTGACGCGGCTGTGCAGCAGCAAGAGCATCGTGACGGTGAACGGCCTGTTCCCGGGGCCGACGGTGTTCGCCAGGGAGGgcgacctcgtcgtcgtccgcgtCGTCAACCACGTCCCCTACAACATGAGCATCCACTG GCACGGCGTCCGGCAGCTGCGGAGCGGGTGGGCGGACGGGCCGGCGTACATCACGCAGTGCCCGATCCAGAGCGGGCAGAGCTACGTGTACAAGTTCACCATCACGGGGCAGCGCGGCACGCTGTGGTGGCACGCGCACATCTCCTGGCTCCGCGCCACCGTCTACGGGCCCATCGTCATCCTACCCAAGCCCGGCGTCCCCTACCCGTTCCCGGCGCCCTACAAGGAGGTCCCCGTCATCTTCGGCGAGTGGTGGAAGGCGGACACGGAGGCGGTGATCAGCCAGGCGCTCCAGACCGGCGGAGGCCCCAACGTCTCCGACGCTTTCACCATCAACGGCCTCCCTGGGCCGCTCTACAACTGCTCTGCTAAAG ACACGTTCAAGCTGAAGGTGCAGCCAGGGAAGACGTACATGCTCCGCATCATCAACGCTGCGCTCAATGACGAgctcttcttctccatcgcCGGCCACCCACTCACCATCGTCGACGTCGACGCGGTCTACATCAAGCCCATCACCGTCGAGACCCTCATCATCACCCCGGGGCAGACCACCAACGTGCTCCTCACCACCAAGCCGTCGTACCCCGCCGCCAACTACTACATGCTGGCCGCGCCCTACTCCACCGCCAGGCCGGGCACCTTCGACAacaccaccgtcgccggcatCCTCGAGTACGAGGACCCCAATTCCCCTTCCCCCGCGGCCTTCAACAAGAACCTCCCGATCCTCAAGCCGACCCTGCCGCAGATCAACGACACCAGCTTCGTCGCCAACTTCACGGGCAAGCTCCGCAGCCTCGCCACCGCGGAGTACCCCGCCGACGTGCCGCGGGAGGTGGACCGGCGGTTCTTCTTCACCGTCGGGCTGGGCACGCACCCGTGCGCCGTGAACGGGACGTGCCAGGGCCCCACCAACGACACCCGGTTCGCGGCGTCCGTGAACAACGTCTCCTTCGTGCTCCCAACGACGGCGCTGCTGCAGGCGCACTTCACCGGCAGGTCCAACGGGGTGTACTCGCCCAACttcccggcggcgccgctgatCCCGTTCAACTACACGGGGACGCCGCCCAACAACACCAACGTGTCCAACGGGACCAAGCTGGTGGTGCTCCCGTACGGCACCAGCGTGGAGCTGGTGATGCAGGGCACCAGCATCCTCGGCAACGAGAGCCACCCGCTGCACCTCCACGGCTTCAACTTCTTCGTCGTTGGCCAAGGCTTCGGCAACTTCGACCCCGTCAAGGACCCGGCCCAGTACAACCTCGTCGACCCCGTCGAGCGGAACACCGTCGGCGTGCCGGCCGGCGGCTGGGTGGCCATCCGGTTCCGTGCAGACAATCCAG GGGTGTGGTTCATGCATTGCCACTTGGAGGTTCACGTCAGCTGGGGCCTGAAAATGGCATGGCTGGTGCTGGACGGAGACAAGCCTAAAGAGAAGCTGCTGCCTCCGCCGTCTGATCTCCCCAAATGCTAG